Proteins co-encoded in one Pirellulales bacterium genomic window:
- a CDS encoding RNA polymerase sigma factor translates to MHSETAVADLSQRKPTQALYCHMELSDGTPAMARDAFDRMVVEHHEPIRRLVYRLLGWRDEAEDVVQEVFLSAWAAWERVRDKESPDLWLKRIATNKCRSRLRREAVRRRWFSWLSATPPEEPRAMMEDSLAAAERGGRVREAIKSLGASYREVIVLHYLEQMSVEQIAVIVGAHRNTVEVRLHRARRQLEELLADLME, encoded by the coding sequence ATGCATTCCGAAACCGCCGTCGCGGACTTGTCGCAGCGAAAACCCACGCAGGCGCTGTATTGCCACATGGAACTGTCCGATGGCACGCCTGCAATGGCCCGCGATGCCTTCGATCGGATGGTGGTCGAGCACCACGAACCGATCCGGCGGTTGGTTTACCGATTGCTTGGATGGCGCGACGAAGCCGAGGATGTCGTCCAGGAGGTGTTTTTGTCGGCTTGGGCGGCGTGGGAACGCGTTCGTGACAAGGAAAGCCCGGACCTATGGCTGAAGCGAATCGCGACCAACAAATGCCGCAGCCGCCTTCGCCGGGAAGCGGTTCGCCGGCGCTGGTTCAGTTGGCTCTCTGCGACGCCGCCCGAAGAGCCGCGAGCGATGATGGAGGATTCGCTGGCCGCTGCCGAGCGCGGCGGCCGAGTGCGAGAGGCGATCAAGTCGCTAGGGGCGAGCTACCGTGAGGTGATCGTGCTGCACTACTTGGAGCAAATGAGCGTGGAGCAGATTGCAGTAATCGTCGGCGCGCATCGCAATACGGTGGAGGTGCGCCTCCATCGCGCCCGCCGCCAATTGGAAGAACTTTTGGCCGATCTGATGGAGTAG